DNA sequence from the Pedobacter sp. W3I1 genome:
TATTAAATTTTTGATAAAAATGCTGTGTCCGTTCTTGTTTAAATGCTGGATTTGATTTAATCAACGTTAACCAAAGATCGAATGAGTAATGTTTGTAAAAAGCCATTGCACCCTGTTTCCTAATCTGTTTTATAAAATCTAATATTACAAATTTGATTGTAAGATTAGAAACGTTTGATTGTAAGATTTATCACAGATAAGCCTTAACTTAAGATTTATCCAATACCTTTTCGGCATCGTCCGAAATGATAATATCGCTTTTGTGTTTTTTGGGATAGTTAAACAATAAGGAGGTTAATACGGGTATGATGAAAATGGCTACCGTAAAAATTGACACAAAAAGATCTGTTTTTTCGCCTTCAATAGCATGAGAAATAGGCGATTCAGGATAGAAATGCGTGACTAACGACGAAGTAAGTTTAATGCCTAAAACACCAATTACGATGAACGCTACCGTTTCTAAAAAGGTAAATTTCTCCATCAGTTTTACAAATGCCTGTGCTACAAAACGCATAGCCAAAATCCCGATAAAAACACCAATATAGATTAACCAGATATGATCGGTAAAAGCTACCGCGGCAAAAACATTATCGATAGAGAAAGCCAAATCCATTACTTCTACTAAAGCAACAGTTGCCCAAAAAGTACCCATCACACCCACAGTAGATTTATAAATCCAGCTTTTGCTTTTGTCTACTTCCTCTTCTTCTTCCTTGCCTTTATTGTTCTTTTTTCTAAAATAATCGAAAGCCAGATATAACAGGTATAAACCGCCTAGTGGTTTTAACCACCAGATTTTCACCAACCATGCTGCCAGGAACAAACAAATGCCTCTAAAAACATAAGCACCAATAATACCATATTTTAAAGCTTTTTCCCTTTGCGATTTTGGCAAATCCATTACCATGGTAGCCAAAACAGCAGCATTATCAACCGAAAGCAAACTTTCGATCACAATTAAATTCAAAATAATTAGTAATCCGGCCTGTATATCGTCACCTAAAATTGTGTGCAAAAAATCCATTGAGCGAGTGTATGTTTTAAATTAAAGTTTTAGTTGATAGCAAAGAAACAAAATTTTATCAATCTCAATGCTTCAATCTTTTTTATTTTTTGAATTGTTTTACTGATTAGATACTTAATCAATACAACTGTTACGTAATAGGGCTGAAATTTTATTTATTGATCTCCATTTGATAGATATTGCCTTTTTCTCCGGCCAGAATAATCTGTTTACCTTTTTTGGCTTTTTGAACAGCATTAAAGCTTTTATCCGAAATGTGTTTCCAGTTCTGACCGCCATCAGTAGAAATATCTGTTCCTGAAGTACCCGTAGCAATTAAGGTTTTAGCATTAATATAGGTTACGCCCGATCGGAAGCCTAAAACAGGTGTACCTGGCTTTTGCCAGGTTTTGCCTCCATCAGTAGTTAAAAGTACATTATTAGAATTGTCTTTATCTTTTAAATAGTTACCGCCAACAGTTACACCGATTTTTTCATTAAAAAAATCGATGGAAAAAGGGCCAGTACTCCCTTCGCCTTGTATAATCGGGCATTTAAATACCTGCCAGCTTTGTCCATAATCCGGAGAAAAGTAAATGTTAGATACTGTTCCGCCTGATGCAATCCAGGTTTTGCCACCAGGTAATGTTTTAATGGTTGTTCCACTGGCTGCAAAACTGGCTTCGCCTTTGCTTAATTTTGTTTTGAGATTTGCAGATATATCCTGCCAGCTTTTACCTGCATCTACGGTTTTAAGTAATTGCATTTTATCATTTATAGGATCGCCGAAAATGATTCCCTTATTTTTATCCCAGAAACTTACTCCATCAAGAAATATCGCTGAATCTACATTTTTATAATTTTCTGTCCAGGTTTCGCCGCCATCTACGGTTTTCAAAATATATGCAGGAGTGGCAATGCCCACAATAATGGCCCGCTTATCATCGAAAGCTTCGATATCCCTGAAATCGATTTTCTCGTACCCTTTTGGTTTTAACCATTTCCAGGTTATACCGCCATCAGTAGTTTTTCCTACCGACCCATTACTACCACTTACCCAGGTAACCTGGTCTGAAACTACACTTAACCCGCGTAAACTGGTTTTGGTGTTCTCGTTTAAGGGTTTAAAGGAATACGACTGTGCAGCGCAAAAAAAAGGTGCCATTAAAAGGCACCATAAAATTTTCTTCATCTATAAATTATTTTACCCGTCTAAAAGTTTCTGATCTTCCTAAAAGTGAGATACCAACATAACCGCGAACGTTTAACACATCGTTACTCTTTAAAGACAGGTTACAGCTGTACGTTTTGCCACTTTTCGGATCGTAAATCGTTCCATCAGTCCACTTACCATCATCGTAAACAAAATCTTTCAATATTTCCAGATTCAATAAAGCACGTTTCTGTAGCTTTTCATCAGGGTTTTTTGCATCTAATTTAGGTTTACCATTTAAATTCGGTTCCTTCATCCAGGCTAATTTCCCATAATATTTATCGCCTTTTTTATAAATTTCTATTTGCCCTTCTCCTGAAGGGTTAAGCCATTTGCCCACAATAGCATCTTTGTTCTGTGCAAATGCAGAAAACGATACCGCAACAAAAAGCAACATTAAAAATGATAATTTCCTCATATTTTTATTTCTAGTTAGTTTTTTAAAGATAATAATTACACCTTATATCGAAACACTAAATAAAGAGAAAAAGTATGAGAATTTTTAAAAACGATAAAATTTACTTTGAAACGATCGGTAGATACTTGGCACGATACGCATAAAGCAGGAACAAATTAAACAATAACATCACAGCTGACATCGGAAGATCTTTAGGCTGGGCCAAAAATGCGGTATACAAAAAGATATTCAAGGTAACAGGAAAAATAATGATTGATGCAAGTGGTGCTGTTCTACCAATCAACAACATTACGCCACATAACAATTCTGTTATTTTAATCAGTGGAAAAAGGTACACAGAGGCCATCAAGCCAGTCATAAAACTCGTTTGTGCGGCTGTCATTTCCGGTGCCTTCGGCATTAAATTAAGAAAATAGCTTACGGAAGCAAAAAGATACATGGCGGCTAAAAGCACGCGTACAATAATAACTGCAATTTTCATAGTGGTTTAATTTTTGGTTTCTAAATTTAAAAATAATAAAAGTTATTGGTTAGTCATTGGCTTATTAATCATTTGCTCATTAGTCATTGATAACTGAAGTAATCTGATTTAGTTAATGGTCTATAGTCCATGGCATGAACCATAGACCATTCTTCATCTAAATAGGTTAAGTGTAACCACTGTTTTGTTATTTTCTCCCTTCAGGATAGTTAATTATTATTTGCATTCGATTAGTTTAATCCAATTATTTACAAACTGCTCGAGCGCAGGTAGTTTCACTTCAATATCATCCAAACTGTAAAATCTTGCTTCGCGCCTGTCTTTCCAACTGCCCTGTAATAAAGATGAATCTTCGATCATATTTCCATCGTAAAAAATAAAAATGATCTGCACATATCCATTTGCCCTAAGGTTAAAAGCAGCCAAATCTTTTATATAGTAAAAACTTGGCGAATTCCATTTCACTCTTTCCTGCAGTTTAGGATTTGCATTCAGTATGATACTCCGCAAACGCTCAATTTCCTGTTTAAAAGGATGCTCGAGCTTTTTCATGTAATCATCAATCTGATCAGCTTTTTGCATACGCTGCTTATTGCTCATCTGCAAGTCTTGTTAATTTGATATCCATCCAAGGCACCCAGTTTTTACCATCAAACTGTTCCCACATTCCTTCAATGGTATCGACTTTAAAATTTCCTTTAAATCGCTCGGTATCGGCAAATATTAAAATGATATCATCGTAAATTTTCAGGGTAGATATAGAGATATTACCTTCATTATCGAACGATTGCGACCTAAAAACATCCTCCATATCATCATAATGCATAATTTCTAACAATCGGACATTTTTATCGCCGAACATTACATCTACCTGGTGGGTTAAGAAAAAACCACCATCAACCCACTCATAGGTATCTGTTCCAACGATTATATCACCTGATTTTGTTAAACCTTCTGTTTTCCATTTACCGATATAGGAATTTAATAGATTAAGCCTGTTGTTTCTCATAAATTTAGTTAAATCAATTGGTATCAAGCTCGCTGTAAATATTTTTTAATTGATGTAAGTGTCGTTGTGTATGATAAATTACAAAATAAATGGCCTCCAATCGGGTTAAAAAGCCATATCCTGGTAGCTCGTAAGCGGTACATGTTTTAGTTAAATCTAAGCCGGTTACCGCATTTGATATCCCCTCCCTGATCTGCTTTAAACTTTTCAATAATTCCGGCTGATGATATGTCTTATCTTCAGGGTAAATCTCTTTTGGTGAATCGTATTTCACATTAAAATTTAAAAAATCTTTCTTAATTTCATTTACTAATAAATCAGCCGGCTTATCCGTTTCGGCTACTGGCCCATTAATTACTTCCAGGAAACCCGAATTCGACAAAACCATATGCTCAGCCAATTGACCGGCGGTCCAGCTTCCTTTAAAAGGTACTGCATTAATCTGCAGGGCATCAAATCTCGACAACTCATGTTCTAATGCCGACAAAGTTTCATCGGCTTCTCTAATTATCTTTTCCATAGTTTACATGTAATTCATCCCAGGGTATCCTAATAATCTCCGCCATAATGCAATCTGCCCAATACAGTTGGCTTCACGGTAGCTGCTAAAACTGATCATTTCAAACAATGTAATTTCCATTCCGGGCATAATCAGTTTTTCTGCTAATTTCTCATCGGTAGCCTGGGTTAAAGCTTCCTGTAGCTTTGGAGAAATTGCTGCCCAGTCTTTAATGAAATCTTCCAATGATGGATAATCGGCATCATCCACAATCCCTTTATTGTTGGCAAAAAGTTCATCGGTTATAGATGGGAGGTCGATGCCGAATGATTTGGCCAGAAAATAGCGGCCATGCACCACA
Encoded proteins:
- a CDS encoding DUF475 domain-containing protein, with product MDFLHTILGDDIQAGLLIILNLIVIESLLSVDNAAVLATMVMDLPKSQREKALKYGIIGAYVFRGICLFLAAWLVKIWWLKPLGGLYLLYLAFDYFRKKNNKGKEEEEEVDKSKSWIYKSTVGVMGTFWATVALVEVMDLAFSIDNVFAAVAFTDHIWLIYIGVFIGILAMRFVAQAFVKLMEKFTFLETVAFIVIGVLGIKLTSSLVTHFYPESPISHAIEGEKTDLFVSIFTVAIFIIPVLTSLLFNYPKKHKSDIIISDDAEKVLDKS
- a CDS encoding YCF48-related protein, translated to MKKILWCLLMAPFFCAAQSYSFKPLNENTKTSLRGLSVVSDQVTWVSGSNGSVGKTTDGGITWKWLKPKGYEKIDFRDIEAFDDKRAIIVGIATPAYILKTVDGGETWTENYKNVDSAIFLDGVSFWDKNKGIIFGDPINDKMQLLKTVDAGKSWQDISANLKTKLSKGEASFAASGTTIKTLPGGKTWIASGGTVSNIYFSPDYGQSWQVFKCPIIQGEGSTGPFSIDFFNEKIGVTVGGNYLKDKDNSNNVLLTTDGGKTWQKPGTPVLGFRSGVTYINAKTLIATGTSGTDISTDGGQNWKHISDKSFNAVQKAKKGKQIILAGEKGNIYQMEINK
- a CDS encoding DUF2147 domain-containing protein, whose product is MRKLSFLMLLFVAVSFSAFAQNKDAIVGKWLNPSGEGQIEIYKKGDKYYGKLAWMKEPNLNGKPKLDAKNPDEKLQKRALLNLEILKDFVYDDGKWTDGTIYDPKSGKTYSCNLSLKSNDVLNVRGYVGISLLGRSETFRRVK
- a CDS encoding DoxX family membrane protein, translating into MKIAVIIVRVLLAAMYLFASVSYFLNLMPKAPEMTAAQTSFMTGLMASVYLFPLIKITELLCGVMLLIGRTAPLASIIIFPVTLNIFLYTAFLAQPKDLPMSAVMLLFNLFLLYAYRAKYLPIVSK
- a CDS encoding DUF1801 domain-containing protein yields the protein MSNKQRMQKADQIDDYMKKLEHPFKQEIERLRSIILNANPKLQERVKWNSPSFYYIKDLAAFNLRANGYVQIIFIFYDGNMIEDSSLLQGSWKDRREARFYSLDDIEVKLPALEQFVNNWIKLIECK
- a CDS encoding DinB family protein translates to MEKIIREADETLSALEHELSRFDALQINAVPFKGSWTAGQLAEHMVLSNSGFLEVINGPVAETDKPADLLVNEIKKDFLNFNVKYDSPKEIYPEDKTYHQPELLKSLKQIREGISNAVTGLDLTKTCTAYELPGYGFLTRLEAIYFVIYHTQRHLHQLKNIYSELDTN
- a CDS encoding DinB family protein, whose translation is MKTTPTSSRMYGFIVLYEMQTDFLLRALDGIDQKDAQKRLDTKANHIAWITGSVVHGRYFLAKSFGIDLPSITDELFANNKGIVDDADYPSLEDFIKDWAAISPKLQEALTQATDEKLAEKLIMPGMEITLFEMISFSSYREANCIGQIALWRRLLGYPGMNYM